The DNA region GAATCTCTGTTTTGGTGGGGCTCCGCTGGTGGGGATAACTGCGGTGctggtataggatgtggtattGTCGGCGGTGGGGCTGCTGATCTCCAGTGTGGCCATGTTATGCCCATGGTCCGGCGTTACCTTGATGTGTAAGGACTGCCCCGGGGTGTGTGCAAGCGTCACATCTCCTTTCTGGACAAAGTTACCCTGTAACAATTTGCCGTTAATGGTATGGGGGTTGTCCTTGTCGTTAGGTGAAAGTTTGCTGAATGGCCTCACATTACTGTTTTGGTGGTTCAAGCTTTCAATGCTTGTTAGCGGAGGCGAGTTGCACTTAAGGTCAAGATCCTCGTTTTGATTTGGGTCCTCTCCATCATTCTCCTCATACAGTTTACAGCTGAGCGCCAGCGGAGTCAGGCTCTTGTAGTCAGGTGGCAGGGTGTCTGCGGGCTCCGTCTGCACCTCCTTGGTGGACAGGTGGAGGTCTAAGAAGCGTCGACCAGTCATGCCGGGCCGGAGGCTCTTGCTGACTCGCCGGTACCTGTCCAGCTCATGGGTCAGTCCTTCCATCTCTCTGGCCAGCTCCCTGTTCCTGACCTCCTGCTGGGTCAGCCTCTTCTGCAGGGTAGAGCTGTCCATCTGCACTCGACAGATGGAATCCTCTGTCCCCATCAGCCACTGGACCTTCTCCTTGAGAGCCTCCACCTCCCTTTTGAGGAGGACAGACCTGACCTGCTCCTCTTGAAGTCGACTGAGGAGGAGGTGCTCCTGGtttttctccttcttctctgccAACTGGTACTTGGAGACCTCCTTCCTGGACTCCTCCAGCTCCACTGCCAGGGCCCTGGCTCTCTCCTGCTCCTTGAACCACCTCATCTCCAGGGAATCAAAGTCCTCCTCGGCCTTCATCAGCTCACCCTCCACCACTCCCTTCTGCATGAGTCTCCTGCTCAGGCTGTCTACCTCCTGGGTGAGTTCTTTGACTTTATTCTCTTCTTGTTGGTAGCAGTGGTTAGTGTTGTCCAGCAGGGGGATCTTGACTTCTCTACAGAACTCCCCCCCTTTGACCTCCAGGACCTGAATTATCTTTTTCATGGTGCTAACTTTGCTCTGCAGACCCCCGCTCCTGTCCTCCTCTGCCCTCAGCCTCAACCGCAGCTCGTCCCGGTCTTTTGCCACTCTCTGAATCCTCTCCTCTAGCTCTGCTTTAGACCTCAGTGCCTTGCGGCTCTCCTCAATTAGTTTCTCTGTGGCTGTCGACACGCTGTCACGCTCAGCCTGCAGTTTCCCATCCTTCTTCTCCTGGAGTTTATCTTCTGTTTGCTtggctctctcggccatgttctTCCTCTCTTCAACCAACACCACTGTGAGTGTTCTCAACTTGGCAAAGTCCAGTCTCAACGCCCCCTCTGATCTTTCCAGCTGGCCCTCGATGATTTCCAGTTCCCTCACCCGCATCTTGAGGGTATTCAGTTCTCCAGACAGCTGCTTGGTGCTGGCCCTCTCCTTCTCCAGGCTTCCCTTCAGTGCACTGCACTCCTGCCTGCTTTTTCCCAGAGcctcctccagtctgtccaggTCACTGATCCGATCATTCAGCTTGTCCACTTCGGCCTTCAGGCTTCGGCTCTGACTGGACTCCCTCCCCAGTTTGCGGTCTAGGTCCCGGCATTGGTCTCCCATGCGGATCAGCTCCTCGTCGTTTCCTTCCATCTCCACCACTCTCTTCCTCAGCTGTTCCACTTCTGAGAGCAAGCCAGAGGTTGTTGTGCACCCTTCTCCCCTATGGCTTAGCCTATCCCTCAGCTCCTGCAGCTCCTCCTCTGCCCTCTTGAGGGCGCTCCTTGTCCCCTCCAGCTCATCCAGCTGTCGGCTGAGGGCGGCCAAACGCTGACGCAGCTGTCGGTTCTGGGCATCCTCATTGGCCAGTTTGGCCATCATGGCTTCCTGGTTGAGGTGGAAGTGGGAAGCTTGTTCGCGTAACTCTGCTTCCAAGCGAATTACTTTAAGCTCCTGCTCTTTTGCCCTGGAATGGATGGAGTTTAGCTCCTGTTGGGCGTGGCCGTCAATGTCCGTCAGTTCCTGGACACGTTTGCTCTGCTGTGAAAGCTGATCTGTAAGGTGTTGCTGCTCATCAATGACCAACAATGCAAAAGACTTGAGTTTAGTCAGCTCTTCCTTTAAAGCAGAgacctctttctcgctcttttcCTCCTTTCTTTCCCTATAGGCTTTCTCCTGGATGAGCAGCAGCTTCAGCCTGTAGAAGAGGGAGACAAACAAAATGTAGTTTATATTGAAATGTGTGGTTTAACTTAGTGATGTAGGCTAACATATATTTAAACGTCTACAACTAGACTTCTGTTCAAGGTTTACAAGCCTTTACATTCAATTAAGAAAATGGCTGCCTGCATTTGTCTCTGAATGCAATGTTTTCCAATGTGGATGTTCTCCCACACTATTTTCCctctgtctactacagtacactactgaGCTGGTGAGCTAACGTTCAGACAGGAAATATACCATGTCCTTGACGGAGACATAATTTCCTCCCTGTTCCCTGGCCCTCCGTGCTCTCTCTAGGATCAAACTCTGTTCCTAGATGGACAACTGCGTGTTATCCATCTAATTTGCCTCCGGCCTCCACGGCCCTGTGTTTACAAGGATGTTTTGACTGGTGTCACAGATGGTGCTTGGTCAGGGAgctgttggttaattaaggggTTCCTCTACCCCTTAGTACCCTCTCTACTGCATCTTGTCCTGCCCGTGTGTGTACCTACTCTGATAGGAATTCTCCCTTGTCCCACAGGCAATTACAGACTGGTTACATTTACAAAGTCCTCCAGGTTTCACCATACACATCGGCATAAACATGTTAGACATATACACGCACTTTACAcatgcatgcacagacacacacactgacattagCACGCACAAAGCTGATGCAAgttgacatttttttaaacattaatttCATATTCATTTTTTGTCTTGTGCTTATGGATGCCTATAGTGTTTCTATAGGACTAGCGTGCGGAGTTACATCATTGTCTTGTGGTTCCGGATGCCTATAGTGTTTCTATAGGGCTAGCGTGCGGAGTTACATCATTGTCTTGTGGTTACGGATGCCTATAGTGTTTCTATAGGGCTAGCGTGCAGAGTTACATCATTGTCTTGTGGTTACGGATGCCTATAGTGTTTCTATAGGGCTAGCGTGCAGAGTTACATCATTGTCTTGTGGTTACGGATGCCTATAGTGTTTCTATAGGGCTAGCGTGCGGAGTTACATCATTGTCTTGTGGTTACGGATGCCTATAGTGTTTCTATAGGACTAGCGTGCAGAGTTACATCATTGTCTTGTGGTTACGGATGCCTATAGTGTTTCTATAGGACTAGCGTGCGGAGTTACATCATTGTCTTGTGGTTACGGATGCCTATAGTGTTTCTATAGGACTAGCGTGCGGAGTTACATCATTGTCTTGTGGTTACGGATGCCTATAGTGTTTCTATAGGACTAGCGTGCGGAGTTACATCATTGAGGAGTTCTGACGTTTTCTGTGAGGTCTTGCATTGATGTATTATGTTTGATTCATTTGCAATGCAATTTAGTGGTTTATTTTCTCTAAATATTTGGGGTTGTTTTTATGAGCATTTTCTTGGCATGTCATAAGTTTTACGACAGTACAGAAATGCTAATGAGCTTGATAACTGTCAGTACTCAATGGGGAttttcttacacacacacaggcccaaaACACAGCCTAATTCTACAGTAGCTAGACAAACTGGTCACAAAGTTTACCCTTCATTTTGAACATCTACAGGATTCCTTCATGGAAAAACTGAATGCTGTTCTCTATTAGTGCTATTTAACTTAATACGTTTCAACTTGGCACATCTTCTCACTGAACATTCCCAAATGATTTATCCCCAACATGGTTCGGAATGCTGTAAAATCCATGCCGGGAGCGTTGTGGGATATGTGAACTGAGTTTGGGATTAGCTCATCGCTCTACCGGTAAATGTGATTAGTGATAGTAACCATACTCAAcattttgtgtgtctgtgtgtgaatatgTAGGCTAATGTAGCCTATCATTTCTAGTAATATCAATGAAGAGGAATATTTGATCATGATTTAGCAGCTGTATTACTGTTATAGGCTACCTTTTCTCTAGACTGGTTGTCTTTTTTCCTAGACTTGTCTGATAAGTCAAATGTATGGGTGCAATTTAATTTGTGTGTTTGACAAATACTTTAAGCCTAATTTAGCATGTTACCATTATTTTGTGTCATAAATCTAGGCTATGTGTAGGCTAATAAGAGCAGAACTAAATCCATCACTGGATAGCTAAATAATTACTTGTAATTTTAGGAGGAATTTGCGGAACCTAAAAGTAGGCTAAACAAtttcacactcatacacactaaAGGGACTATTCTGTAGCACTTTCCTTAGTTCATCTGGGTTTCTTCCTACCTTATCTGTAACGTCTCGGATCAATTCCTATTCCCTCAGCtcacccacctctccttcccggCGTTACTCGCAATGTGGGCATTCCAGGCAGAAAACTAACATTATGAGATGTGTTCTCAACTCACTCCCAGCCAGACAGCACAGCCCTACAGCACATTACATCATCAACAAGACCTTATAAGGGGCTCTGacagcctgtgtgtgtctgaatgcatTTTGAAAGATGTGTGTTTGTCATGTTTGTTACTTTTTTATCTCTGTATTCAAACATATATATTTGTGTGTTGGATATCAGCCCATTCCAGATGAGGTCATGTTGCAGCCATGCCAGAGGCTGAAGGGAAGGACCGAGGAAGAGAGTGTACTCTGAGAGAGAATGAATGATAGAAGAGGGACCTCACACTCCATCTCAATTCTAACAAGTTCTTACTTGGCAATGCTCACATTAGTGTAGAGTACAGTAAggacagtgctgtgtgtgtggagcTACACATTTGTGCTAGCCGCTGAGCCTGATAATCTGAGGAATGACATCATCATAGGTCTGcaatcacgtgtgtgtgtgtgtgtgtgtgtgtgtgtgtgtgtgtgtgtgtgtgtgtgtgtgtgtgtgtgtgtgtgtgtgtgtgtgtgtgtgtgtgtgtgtgtgtgtgtgtgtgtgtgtgtgtgtgtgtgtgtgtgtgtgtgtgtgtgtgtgtgtatggtctctttctctccatcaccctctcttTATAATATATGGGACAGATGCATTGTGAGGCCTATGGCAGCTCTAATCCAAAAAAGGTGTTCAATAGGTGTACAGAAATGCTTTCTCCTCAGGAACCCTGGCCGAGGAACAACACGCATGTGTACAAAAAATACACTGTGCACCACAcacggtaccagtcaaaagtttggacacctactcattcaagggtttttatttttagcATTtttgacattgtagaataatagcgaagacattaaaacaaagaaataacacacatggaaatatgtagtaaccaaagaagtgttaaccaaatcaaaatatatttgagattcttcaagtagccaccctttgccttgatgacagctttgcacacttggaattctctcaaccagcttcacctggaatgcttttccaacagtcttgaagaagttcccacatatgctgagcacttgttggctgcttttccttcactctaggAGCGCTCTCTGTTCCTCATGGGAACTGTTGCTCTAGAGGAATACAGCTTTGTGGCTAAACACTCAATCTACTCTGAAGAGGAAATGGATGTTTCTCCCTTCTGTTTTTACATGGGGGGGTGAAATATGTCCCCTGTGACATGCCGTCATCACACAAGCATTTCCAAAACCGCCTGAAGGCCCCCAGTTCCCTGGAGATGTCACTATTTATAGAAGGGACTGTTGGTGAGTGTGTATGTTTGCGAATTAGTCAACATAGGACTAAAACTCTGGCcattgaccacacacacacacacacacacacacacacacacacacacacacacacacacacacacacacacacacacacacacacacacacacacacacacacacacacacacacacacacacacacacacacacacacacacacacacacacacacacgaggaagTCGCTCATGTGACATCCATTAAACGTGGACCAATCTGATTAGCAGCATGTGGCTCCAATTCCAGTATGCTACAACGCTGTAATAGCCATGGTTCTTTCAGGTTGTAGTTTAGTCTGACGGTAGGAACTACTGGATGTTGTGTTACTACTGTTGCTTCCTAAGTGTGTTCGCTAGAGACAGAGCTTTTTACATTTGATTTCTATAACCCGTTGCTGTAAAACTTTGCCTGGACCATTAGCCCTGGTGTTTTACCTGTTCAGGCCCCATGGTCAGGGAAACACTCCTGTTCCTACCTAAAGAGTACTGCATAAGCAATTATTTGGAAACGGAAGGAATTAGGTGCGGTTCAGACAGTGCTCCTCATTCAATCCACAGCCCTGTAAATATTCCAGGAAGACTTTGTTCCTTCCTTGAAGTAGCCTATACGCCCTGACATCACTGGACAGGAGAAAGCTAATTGAAGCATTGCCGATCGAGACACATATAAATCctaggaagggaggaagagggaagggaggaagtaTTTTTGAAAGTATTCAGAGGACCACTAACTCTAAGCACAGGGTTTAATGGGGTCCTGTTTCCCTTCAAGGAGGGTCTGGCTGCGTCATTGCCTGTCCACAATTACACGGATGATTGGAGCCCTCAAAGGCATTTCCAGGAAAGCCCTCAAACATGGCTTCCTCGTAATAGGCCTGTTATGAGAAGAGCTctcgctctcaattcaatttacttTATTGGCATAACGTAGCAATgaacatattgccaaagcttactttggatatttacaatatgaaaataataagaatcaaagttgtcaacgggacaacagtaacaataaccaagggccaaaataaccatacatttaacaataagcatacagtagaggacatgtgcaggttgattggtctgtcagacactgtccctcaacttatggcaggcagcaatgtagtgtgctgccaacccacaacctgtcctcccccaacaggacgggtagcctactctcatcagagaggtctttgaaaccttgaataagggtttcaaatttggatAAATGACACtcattgtttttatattttttacattttgtcatgttgtttctctctttctgtctctctctctcttctttctcttggtctctctttctgtctttctctctctccctctgtctcttgccttctctctcaattcaagtgctttattggcatgggaaacagatGTTAAAGTTAGTGAAGTAAATAATAAacacaagtgaaataaacaatacaattgaacagtaaacattacactcagaagttccaaaagaataaagacatttcaaatgtcattatgtctatacacagtgttgtaacgatgtgcaaatagttaaagtacaaaatggaaaataagTAAAcgtgtatttacaatggtgcttgttcttcactggttgcccttttcttgtggcaacaggtcacaaatattcatgctgtgatggcacactatggtatt from Oncorhynchus gorbuscha isolate QuinsamMale2020 ecotype Even-year unplaced genomic scaffold, OgorEven_v1.0 Un_scaffold_82:::fragment_2:::debris, whole genome shotgun sequence includes:
- the LOC124019363 gene encoding filamin A-interacting protein 1-like, with the protein product MAARNGYGSQNSVAHIDPLKGTVLRDSMGGERGKDLSRDDLVFLLGIMEGELQARDEVITVLKAEKMDLALLEAQYGFVTTGEVLRALQRDSLQDQASEAQQQDVYEKPMAELDRLVETGNQSYRRMLEQLLQVERSHGGALCRLEEQDQQHHAFMQRSDDLTCLLEQDRERLKLLLIQEKAYRERKEEKSEKEVSALKEELTKLKSFALLVIDEQQHLTDQLSQQSKRVQELTDIDGHAQQELNSIHSRAKEQELKVIRLEAELREQASHFHLNQEAMMAKLANEDAQNRQLRQRLAALSRQLDELEGTRSALKRAEEELQELRDRLSHRGEGCTTTSGLLSEVEQLRKRVVEMEGNDEELIRMGDQCRDLDRKLGRESSQSRSLKAEVDKLNDRISDLDRLEEALGKSRQECSALKGSLEKERASTKQLSGELNTLKMRVRELEIIEGQLERSEGALRLDFAKLRTLTVVLVEERKNMAERAKQTEDKLQEKKDGKLQAERDSVSTATEKLIEESRKALRSKAELEERIQRVAKDRDELRLRLRAEEDRSGGLQSKVSTMKKIIQVLEVKGGEFCREVKIPLLDNTNHCYQQEENKVKELTQEVDSLSRRLMQKGVVEGELMKAEEDFDSLEMRWFKEQERARALAVELEESRKEVSKYQLAEKKEKNQEHLLLSRLQEEQVRSVLLKREVEALKEKVQWLMGTEDSICRVQMDSSTLQKRLTQQEVRNRELAREMEGLTHELDRYRRVSKSLRPGMTGRRFLDLHLSTKEVQTEPADTLPPDYKSLTPLALSCKLYEENDGEDPNQNEDLDLKCNSPPLTSIESLNHQNSNVRPFSKLSPNDKDNPHTINGKLLQGNFVQKGDVTLAHTPGQSLHIKVTPDHGHNMATLEISSPTADNTTSYTSTAVIPTSGAPPKQRFTIIPNATISPVARTKSSLPPEGFGSPERALSPLTMTPITVNSPDTSRSASPDYTGSPIQMVTVSTGSLESSEVIGQAMFRVSPERRNGWQLQRSNSTGPSVITTEDNKIHIHLGSPYIQSINGITQSQSGGPYHTPGQEPRTPVLTNGCHIKGGSKITSSVTITPANTPVARPSYITVPAILKPGPTRIPKPKATVCREGQTALLTLDRAKDSRMPQPCNLGKH